The genomic interval GGCGTGTCTTGTTGCGAATATCTTGTTCGACAGAATATCAGCACCGTTGGAGAGTACACCGTCGTTCTGCTTGAACTGTTATCCAGATCGTCACCAAAACTTGCTGCGACAACTACAAACCCACTCTCTCAAACAAGGGGAGAATCGGTATCTTGTTGTTGATCAACATAAGAGCTTACCCATAAAAAAAATGCTTTTCGTCGTCTAAGCAGGCAGACGGATTTCGGAGCAAGAAACCAAATCGACCGATCTCGGCTGAGGATTGGCGCATTCCGTGTTGCGACAAAGCTGCAATGTCGGGCAAACCGCGATAAAGGTCGCTGTTAATTGCTTCGGAGGTAGAAAGGCAGGAAAATGCACAGCTCCAAACCCCGGAAATTAGGCAATACTGCGAAAAAACTAGGTAGTTACGGAAAAAACTTGAATTCGTATTTCGCGCCCGAAGGCAAGAATCCTCTCGAACAGCCGCGACTCCATTTGAGAAAGCAGTCCCCGGGCACTCTGAATCAATCTGATAAGATTCACGTATAAAAAATCGGTAAGTATTTTCCCTCGACCTAACAACATTTAATGTCATTTGTATTCAAAAAAGATGTGACTGCGTATTATTTATTTAAATCGGGATTCAGAATATCACCACACACGGTACTCATTTAGCCATCCCTTAGAATTTGCTTTTTCTGCGTAtatcaatttctttttccgatACTAAGCCCACACATGGTTGCAGCTCCCACACTTATTGCACTACAAAGAGGGCTTATTCTACCACCAACCACAGATCTGTTTGAGACTGTTTGCTATTCTGAAGTGAAGCTCGTCGAAGAAGGTTCTCAAAACCCGTCATTgtggctaactgtaacacaTAAACGAAATTTGAGCCATTCTTTCCATTCGCTTTCCACCATGGTCCCTTCCTTACTCCCGACGTCCGCACCTTTGTGGAAACGCTGGAATCGCCGGCGCAAACCCAGTACAAGAAAAGCTGATGATACATCGCCACTACTTCATCCGGGAATGCCACCGAACGTATCCTGGTGGAATTCGCCGCTTCTCGACGAAAATTCCTTCATACCGGTGTTTCCAGAGAGTCTCCAAGAAGCTGAGAGTCTGGAAGCACAATGGGACCGCCTTGATCGTCTAGATGGAATCGCGGGGAAACGATTTCAGAATAAAAATGGAAAAAACAAACAAGCATCGTGTCGACCACCACTCACTCGAGCTCCGCAAATTCACGGGCTCGACTCCAAGAGTTATGAAACGACCGAAACCGAGGACGACTCACAATCGGAACGTAGCGTTGAAACACCTCTAGTACCTACAGCGATTCGCTGGGCCGATCATCACAACTTGCCTCTGGCCAAAACACACGTTCTGAATCTGCACGGTGGCCAACATCGTTTGGTTATATTGCTCATTCATCCGATCGCGCGGAAGTTTGAGTTCTTACACGTTGAATACGACGTCTCCCAGAGACTTACCGTAGGTGGGATTCTGCAGCAGATTCCTCATTTAGCTTCCAGCAAATGGTTTCGGCCGTTGCACTTCACCGCACTTTACCACTCCCGGACGGGTTCGGCTACAAATGACGGCGAGAAAAGTACGAGCCATCATAGATCTTCATGTACTGAACTTATTCATATTGTGACGTGCCAAGACTATGACTTTGCTTGGAATGAGATATTAATTGCGGTCGCGGATACCTTCGAAGCCTCCGTGGTAACGGAGCAAGCCTCTCAGCTACTTCTCAACGCCCCGTTGCGTAAAGCTGTACGGAAGGCCAAGTACACTGGGCGAGCATTGCAACAGCTAAAACCGGATAGCAAATCAACCAACCTGTCGCGACAGCTTGATGCAATCGAAAAGCTAGCGTTATCGTGGGATCATATACCCGACTTTGATGCACTGAAGTCGGTTCTGCACAACGCGTTTGATTTGTTCTGTAATCCTGCCAAATATCAGGTGCTGGATGTTTTTGATGATCTGTCTATTTTATCTGTTTCTATTGATGATCACGAATTCCGATGACGGAGCAAGGTCCGAACAATCATTACCAAAGCATAGACTCCTACACTATAGGCTGTGATGGATCCATTTATGATTAGCTTTTTGAAAACATCTGCTCAACCAGGAGCCGGTAGACCAACTCAGTTAATGTTGTTTACAAACATCAAGAGTGTCTTGCTTACAATCAGACTGAGAACTCCACAATCCAAGAAATATATGAGGTGTTCGGCCTATGACGCAAATGTCATGGCAACTGTTTTCTCTTGCATAAAAGACTGCTCATCAAGGACTCTTCGAGGCGTTGTTTTACAGCCAATACCGTGTCCCATTCATCAGCTACTCAACCTTTCAGGCTGTGTCGAGTAAACCTTACCATGGTTGTATTTAAAAGCGGATGTTCCACGATTTCAATGAAATTGAAATACGCCCAATTTGAAATTGAGGGGTTGCATTCTGATAGTGACGGACACATCTTTCAAGATATAACTAGACGCATACCTAATACCTCACTAACAAAGAATCTTGATATTCAACCCAAGCAAAAATGTAAAGGCTAGAATGTATTGACTTTAAATGTGATCTCATTtctcctcacagtcaatttttTAGGTTCCAGGTGAGAAATTGTTACGGCCATCAATACGGCCGCACTGGAGTACGGATCGATGTGCTATTCCAGTCACTTCGAGCCAAAAACATTAACAGGAAACAGAGACAGCGTTCGTGCACATTCAACATTTCAACATAACTATTTGTGTTAGTCTTGGAGTAAAGCATCAGGAATTTCTTCCTGGGTTAGACCACGCTTTTCGCGCTCTTCGTTAGTCCATACCTGCGGAACTTTCCGTAGACCATCGAGATTGTATTGGTGCTTTTCAACTAGCTGCTTTGTTAGCTTGGCGTAAGTCGCCTCTGCCATGACGGGTTTCCGTGACATAATCCAGCAATAATTGCGGGAAGGGTATCCAATAACAGCATGCGCATACTCCTCATCAACTTCGAGAATAAGGTATGGTGCTTTAATCGGCCAGAAAGGGGATACCTTCCACTGGCTAGAGTCAGCCTTGTTTTCTCCTTCAATATAACCCTTTTGAGGGAGGCTCTTCGTTTTGGATGAAATTGGTTCCTTTGTGTTGAACTGAAAATCAATGTCGATATCGAACGATTCGCCCTTTTTCAAAGAATACTTTTCTACAGCGTTAGAGGATgtcttttcaaaaattgtTGGCTTCACTGCGATGACAAACCAAGTTCCCATGAACTTGGCTGTTTCGCAGCTGGCAGCTGTTTGCAAGGCTGGAAgtgaggaagacgatgaatTTCCCATGTTTACTTTTTGTTGGTGATGATATGGttctgcttcttccgtcGCGAATTTTAATATCTCATCTGCATCGAGTCAGTCCGATTGAATCTAGATTTCTTTTAGCAGTACATCGAACTCGATAAGCTtctagtgtctattctacttctgttCTCAACtgaggaccagtcctcaggtgaggccacttttcagacctatggtaataaacaaagaaatcattattaaagaaagttaccgctaccgttgtcttcagcatgctctaaaacgtcttggggtaaagtagcaagctttaatatcaaaaagtgacagagaaatgaccgtcaacggaaagttcatcgtttttttttcaaatttttttggcgggtaaaatggcttgtctggacgtcaatgaaatggccatTACATCCCTGATACTTGGTTTATGTCATATAAATTaggcttggtgcattgtCAGACATGCCAGTGAGGGATTCTAGACTTCgaattggagggaaggtgacggcaaaggcttgtcatgttgtgcatctgAGCAAGTGTGCACAGAGATATGGCGTCAACAAGCACTCcaagcggcttgttggaacagTTCTAGACGTCACGACCACCCCTGTATCCGTTTCAACCGGGCATACCTCTACTTTGATTACAACAgtttatgattttggagagagtttgttcaaggaaaaaACACTGAACATTCGGAGTGTAAAGGCATTTGTACTGCCAGAAGATGAAGGAATGTCCTTAATTGAGGAAATAGCCGCAGaggcagcagaagcaga from Phaeodactylum tricornutum CCAP 1055/1 chromosome 11, complete sequence carries:
- a CDS encoding predicted protein, encoding MVAAPTLIALQRGLILPPTTDLFETVCYSEVKLVEEGSQNPSLWLTVTHKRNLSHSFHSLSTMVPSLLPTSAPLWKRWNRRRKPSTRKADDTSPLLHPGMPPNVSWWNSPLLDENSFIPVFPESLQEAESLEAQWDRLDRLDGIAGKRFQNKNGKNKQASCRPPLTRAPQIHGLDSKSYETTETEDDSQSERSVETPLVPTAIRWADHHNLPLAKTHVLNLHGGQHRLVILLIHPIARKFEFLHVEYDVSQRLTVGGILQQIPHLASSKWFRPLHFTALYHSRTGSATNDGEKSTSHHRSSCTELIHIVTCQDYDFAWNEILIAVADTFEASVVTEQASQLLLNAPLRKAVRKAKYTGRALQQLKPDSKSTNLSRQLDAIEKLALSWDHIPDFDALKSVLHNAFDLFCNPAKYQVLDVFDDLSILSVSIDDHEFR
- a CDS encoding predicted protein: MGNSSSSSLPALQTAASCETAKFMGTWFVIAVKPTIFEKTSSNAVEKYSLKKGESFDIDIDFQFNTKEPISSKTKSLPQKGYIEGENKADSSQWKVSPFWPIKAPYLILEVDEEYAHAVIGYPSRNYCWIMSRKPVMAEATYAKLTKQLVEKHQYNLDGLRKVPQVWTNEEREKRGLTQEEIPDALLQD